ACGGCTACATTCAGGACCGGCTGAACAACCCGGTTCACGTTCCGAAGCACGGCACCGTGAAGGCCATTCGGCTCGAGGCGCCGCCCGCGGATCTCGTGCGCCGGGTCGTTGAAGCGCGCCTGCGCACGTGCTTGAGTGAACTCCCGGCCGGCGAATCCGTGTCGGAAATCTTCCCGTTCGTGGACGAGCAGATCACGCGCATCGCGCGCACCGAGCCGACACTCCGCGACATGCTCCAGCAGTTCCGCCACCTGTTCGACCACGTGGTGTACGGCCCGGATGACGCCCACGCACCGGTGGCCCGGGTTCCCGAATCGGTCAAGGTGGAGCCCGGTAAGCCGGCCCCCGAGCCCGAACTCCCCGCGAGCCGCTTCGACGTGGCGGCGGAAATCGCCACGCTGCCGGAGTTGCCTCCCGCTCCGATCATCGAACCCCAATTGCCGGAACTGCCCGTTTCGTATGACCCCGTGAGCCGGATCGCGGCGCTGCTCGGGCGCGACGAAGACGATGCGCCCACTCCGCTCCCGACGCTGACGATCAAGCACGTGGAGGTGATCGAAACGCCGGCCGAAGCCCCCGCGGAAGAGCCGCCGGTGGCGGAAGCCGGGCCGCCCGCGCCGCTCCTCATGCTCCCGCCGGCGGTCACCGACGACGTACCGATGGCCGTCGCAGTGGACCCGGAAGAAAGCGTCACGAGCAGCGAGCCGATTGTTGAAGAGCCGGAACCGCCCGCGCGGCCCGTCGTTCACGCTGAAGCCCCCACGGTTGTGGCAGCCGCCCCGGAGGTGCCGGCCGTGGTGCCGTTTCCGTCAGCGGTATCCGCAAACGTACCGCCCGCCGTTGTGGTGAAGCCGGCCGTTTCGGTCGCGGCCACGGGACCGGCCGTGGCACGGGACAGCCACGCGGCACTGGTCGAACTGTGGGAGCAGGAGCAGCGCGCGGCCCGACGGAAGCTCGAACCGGAAGGCGCACTCACGGGCGCGACGCGCGAACTCCAGGCGGGGTTGGGGGCGTTCCTGAGCGTGTGCCACGAGCACGGCGTGAAGGTCGGCCCGTGGCGCCTCCAGCACGTCGTCAACGAGTGGTCCTACGGCGAGCACCCGACTTACGGTGTCGTCACGATCGCGCACTGGGCCTGTAAGGACGCCCAGCCGTGGCGCATGGGACTGGGGCTGTTCCTCGCTCGCGGGGCCGGGAAGCCGAAAGACCTGGAAGTGAAGATCGCGGTGCTGGACACCGAGCCGGCGGTGGTCGATCTGCTCGTGCTGCTCCGCCCCGAGGACGACATCGCGACGACCGGTAAGAGCAAGACGCTGCTCCAGGACGCGGAGCGCCGCGGAAAGCACACGCGCCTGGAGCCGGTGTCGCTCGACGGCTTCGCGCAGATGTACGCCTTCCCGCGCTGGCTCGCGGCCGTGCGCGAGTCGCTCCCCGAAGGCGCGCCGCTGCCCAACCTCGCGGACATCATCCAGGAGAAGGGCGAGAAGCTGCTCGAACAGGTGTGCATGCCGGTCCAGGGCTGAGGTCCGGTGATGAAACGACGGCCACGCACTATTTTGGTGCGTGGCCGTCGCCATTGACCCACGCGAACCCGTTGCCCCATCCCCGGCGAATCCACCGGGCGAGCAACTCGGGGCGAGTTGTCACCCCAAAGTGAGTGAAGATCACTTTGACGTACTGGTTAACGGTGTACTTGCTGATTCCCAGTCGCGCTGCAACTTGCTTGTCCGAGTCCCCCTCTAGTAGACACCGGAGCACCTCCCGGACCCGCGGCGCGAGGGCCGCGGGCGATGGCTCCGTGAACCGGGCCAGTGCGTTACCAACGAGCGGCGCCAGTACCGCATGAGCTTCCCGGACGAGCGCCTTGTGCCTTGTGGTGAAGTCTTTTTCTCCGGCCGCGCGCCCGAGTGTGACAGAATTAAACTCGGTCGGCGCCCCAGGAAGTGCCCGGTAGCACTGCAGAGTGTGGTCGACACCGATTCCGAGGTGGATCACTTCATAGTATCGTGACCGGTACCAGCTCGCATCTGGTAGCAGTTCCGTGCGACTCGCACAGAGGCCGTCGTCGCGCCGGAGGCGAGCAAAGTAAGCAACCAGCATCTCCGAAAAGCTCGGATCTTCGCCGAACTCGATGAGCGCCCGTATCCACGCCCCTCGGTCGAGCCCGTTGGTCCACCCCCACTCGGTCGTACCGAGGGCGCGCGGGCGCGCCCCCAGGCACTCTGCGAACTCGCCACCCACAATGAGATCGGCGCCCGTAAGTGCTCCGAGCCGCGCGAACCAGTGCCGGCGCCACGCGCCCGGGTCGTCACCCAGGGCGCGGCACTCGTGAACCAGTTCGTAGATGGAGCGTATGTCGCGGAGCCGAAGTGCGGAAGACGGCATGATTCACCTGGGCGCGGGTGATGGGGCAATCCCTAATTTAAGTGACTCACGCAAATACGGAAACGCAATTACTGTCTCCTAAGTTCTGTCGGCCCAGTTCGGCGGTCGAAGCGACCGATCGAAAGACACGCCCTGATTCAGGATCGGAGACTGAGAGATGAAGGTGCGCACTTTGCGTTACTTCCCGCGTTCCCGGCTCGTCGTCTTGGCACTTGTTTGCGCGCTCAGTGGTGCGACCGCAGGCCGTGCTCGTGCGGCGTACATCCACTCCTACGCGAGCGGATTCGTTAACGCGAGCCCGGGGACTGCTGCGGGAAGTGGGAATTACAGCAATTCACTCACGGCGGAGGGGCAGCTCACCCTCATTTCAGGGTTGCTCCAGGCGTCTGAATGGAGTGGCTACTCGAACAACGGCGACGCTCCTCGCGGCACCCGCGCCGAAGGTAAAATTTTCGGCGCCGTCGCTCCCCTGGCGGACCGGCTGTTCTCGCTTGGCGCGTACTCTTACGGGTACGATAATGATTTCTACTTCGACGCCGGGGCGTACACCGCCATCTCGCTCGGGTTC
The Gemmata palustris DNA segment above includes these coding regions:
- a CDS encoding helix-turn-helix transcriptional regulator, yielding MPSSALRLRDIRSIYELVHECRALGDDPGAWRRHWFARLGALTGADLIVGGEFAECLGARPRALGTTEWGWTNGLDRGAWIRALIEFGEDPSFSEMLVAYFARLRRDDGLCASRTELLPDASWYRSRYYEVIHLGIGVDHTLQCYRALPGAPTEFNSVTLGRAAGEKDFTTRHKALVREAHAVLAPLVGNALARFTEPSPAALAPRVREVLRCLLEGDSDKQVAARLGISKYTVNQYVKVIFTHFGVTTRPELLARWIRRGWGNGFAWVNGDGHAPK